The region TGGCGTGCATGCTGCCTTCAGATCGGCGACGGCGGCGTGGAGGGCCTTCTTTTGGTGAGCTCCGCAAGCAATTATTGGGAAGCAATTATTGACGTGCATGCTGCCTTCAgatcggcgacggcgacggcggcggcgactgcgGACCTCCGCTTTATGAGATCGGCGACGGAGGTTTCAGCTTTTGGTGAGCTCCGCAAGCAATTATTGGGAAGTACGTAAACAGATGGAGGTATCTGAAGTCTGACCCTGAAAACCTGAATGTAGCGCACTTGGGCACTTGGCTCAAGAAGTCTGAAGTGCAGTGCAGTGCAGAGGACAGGAGCACTGCAGCCTTGCAGGGACAGGCATGGAGCACTGCAGCAGGAGCGCTGTGTAGCACTGTAGGCATTGGGGGGCAGGCCACATGGGGTCTTCGTCCGGTAGCTCTCACCTCCACGGACGGCTCTATTATCTCACCTCACCTTGCTCAAGCCTGTAACATTGATCTGCATAGAAGAACTTTCGAGGTTTACAATTTTTTTTTGTCGTGCCGCATTCGCTTTGCATTACATTGGCTTCGGGTAGGCCCTCTGAAATGTCATTTGCCATGCCTAGCTCATGCAAACCGTCCGTAtgcaaagaaaggaaaaaaaaaggacTTGCATGGATGCTATTACCCTGGAAATGGCGATGGTCTGATGGAGACCCAGCTACATACACAGCAGGTCATTTTCAGCCGATATTCAGCAAGACTGATAAACAGATTTCTGCGAGTCATTTTCAAACAAAAGGCCAGGTTACGGGTGTGGCAGATGGTGCGACGCAGACGGACGGCGATTATCCATGAAGCGCTGAGAGTGGTAGCGGCGGCCAGCAACGATCCATGTAGTAGTTGGATTGCGGGGCGCTGCTCGCCTACATGTGTGGTGGAGCCGCGGCTGCGCAACCGGATCATCGGGGGGATTGACGGCTCGCCAGACGCGACATGTTGCTGTTGCGCCCAGCCTGGACCACATTGGTTGTTCCGGGTCATGATCGCGCTACAACCCTCTTTCCTCTTCCTTGTGCAGCGTACATCGCCATTCCAGTCGGCAGTTGGGCGCCCGTTCCTTTTATTCCGATGACCTACCAGATGTACGAGCAGCATGGAGAATGATTGGGACCATAAACCCTGGGCGCTCAATCCCATGTGCATTCAGTGTACCTTCTTTGTAGCTGAAGCAATTTATCATGTTTATTACTAGTACTTCCAATAACCTCGCATATGGAAAGAAAAACTACTGTAGCTCAGCCAATAGATGGGAGATCCATCAATGTGATCTATTTTGGCAACCACGCTAGAGAAGTAGAGACCGGACAAGCAATTCTAGCTTCAGATCCGACTAATTCGGAAGAAACTTTGTTGGCATGTGCAAACATTACCCACCCTTTCTAATCAACCAAGTTACACCATTGATACATACTGTTTGCAGTATCTGCAGTCTGTACACAAAAGCCAAGACGACCAAGAGAACAAATGATTTATGTACAGGTACAGCCAACAGACATGCAAATTTACATTTCACATGCTTGCTGGCACGGCCGAAATAATCCAGCTAAGAAAGAAAAAGGCATCTTGCTTGATGACCTCACTGATCATTGAGAAGTGCGCGCTTCATCGTTTCCATCATCAAGCAATGGCCTGAGGTTTGATCTCTCAGTGGCAGGAACACCATGCTCGCTCTGCTCATTGAAACGATCAACACTATGCAAAAATATGCCTGCAGAGAGTAAATATGTCCCAGCTTCAGCCAAGTATCACAAATACATGCATTACTGCAGGGCAAGTTTAAATTTATTTTAGGATAAGCATATTCAATCTACACACTAGGGCATGGTAGTGATTAGGTTTGGTTTCAAATCATGCTTGCATATGACTTCTAAACATAAAAGAGTCAAACAGTACAATCCTTTTAATCAGTAAGTGAAAACATGAGATACTGCCCAGACATTATATGAAGTTACATACCCCAAAACCAAAATCCAAATGCACCAACGAGGACGGATGTCAACAAAAGCGCCGTTGTTCTCCAGTTATGGATTTTGTCCTGCATCAAAGTTCCAACAGTAAAAGCACAATATAGGACTCACGATGCAACAATACTGAAAAGCATCACCATCCAAGTGGTGTTGGATGCAACTAAAATGCTATAGCCATAATGCATCAACATCTGCTAGGGCACTAATAGAGTGATAAGAGGACACATAAATATTGGGAtctaaatatactccctccgtatcaaaatataaggcCTTTTTTTGTCTAAATCTAGaccaaaaaatgtcttatattttaaTACAGAGGAGTATTTACATATACAAAGCAATCCATTATGACAAGCATTGAGACATCAACATAACAAAATATTTGCATATTAGGGTAATCTCATTTACTCCGTACATGAAAATAATGAACCTGATTACATACAGAGAACATGGGCAATTAAGTTGCTGAGCAAGTAATTCTTTGCCTATGATTCATTGAAAACAAGCACAAGAACAAGTACCTGAATAAACCCAACAATGGGTGAAGAAGGCACATCACCCAATATATGGATTGAAACAGTAGACATAGCCATTGATAATGGCCGCAAACTTGGTTTCACAGAATGAAGGCATATGTAGTTTACTGGAGCCTGTAGGTTCAAAGGATAAGTATATGTGAAGAATTTAACTAGGCATAGGGCATTTACAACATATTGAAATGCTTAGCAGCATGACAAGTACATACAAATAGAAGCAAGTTGTTTAAAAACATTGTCCGTTTTACATCCAATACCCGTACAGCAACTAGACTAACTTCCAATGTAAAGATTTTCAAAAGAGAGAACCAAGATAATCAACATAATAAAATAAGACTTTACGTTTCTTTGTGTTCCTAAATTAGCaacaatagtttcatagctcagccACGTACTAGGAGTCAGAATGTAAAGTGTTGTGAAAATAGTTAAGCAAAGTAAGTATTTACCTGAGTTGCAAAAACCAAGAGCTCCCCCACTGAAAAAAAGGGTATGAATCCATAAAGGCTCTTGAAACAAAAGGCACCGAAACAAAATATCGCCCCTAGGAAAGTTGCGCCAGAAAGAAGCTACAAGAAAAGAAACATGTCGATTGAAGTAAGAATTACAGAATTAATACAGTAGTAACCAGCATATACAGTTTCCTTTAGCTTCATTGCTCCAGCCTCCTGACTGGCATGTGCTCCGGAAGTAGCGATCTAAAACGTCTTTTAAAAgtatacagagggagtactactcagtaGACATAAATATAACACACCCATGTTCAACATCATGTTCAACACTCAGTAGACATAAATATAACACACCCATGTTCACACACCTACTTAATGGTCTAGTGTCATTCTGCTAAAGAACAAATAAGGCAACAGGCAATGATAAGAACTAATCCTAGGCACATGCCCAAAAAGAACAACACATTAACTAGTGATTGCATGTTGTTAGCAAAAAAATAAATCATCTGGAGGTCAGTAGCCTAGAATCAGTTATTAAAAACAAACGTAAAATCATCAACTTAAGATGATGGTAAATATATTCTTGCTAATAGAATAACCACACACCCAAGCTATTTGAGAACATACCTTAAAATTGGACAAAAAAGCTGGGTTCTTTTTCTTAAAAATACTCCAGTTAGAAGACAAACAAATGCAATATAAGATTGTAATTTTTTTCTTACCTTGAAAGCATTGGAAATTGTAGAGTCTATCTTGTCAAGGATGAAACCCCCTGCAAGGGTTCCAAATATTCCACACACTATTGTTATTCTGCCAAACATTAGATCTGCACTGGCCTGGTATGACAAGTTCAGCATGAAAGGTTATCCAGTGAAATGGCAATGTATTTAAGTGTGATAATATAAATATTGTGGTAGGTCTAGGCTATACTAAAGCAGAAGACCAGGACTTTCATACAGGTCACTAAAAAAAATCAATGCTCAAATAAAAATCAACAAATATGGCCCTATGCATCGGAAAAACAGGCTACAAGGAATTACCATGTGGTAGATATCCTGACCAGCCTTGGGGCCCCAATAGGAATAGGCACCAATGACAAAGTTGTAGAAGATGTAACCTGGAATTGCCCAATTAAATTTACCGCAGTTACAAACAGGAGAGTATACTTCGCACAAAAGAGTTGCAAATGAAATGTATTTCAGAAGTATCAATCAAACTTCGAATTTGGACGTGAAAGACATGTGTTACTAATTATAAAGATCCATTTGAAGCAATGTACCACGAGAGAACCTTATTGCCCAAATTTTTGAATGCTGAATGAAGAATCTATAGCCAGAGCCAAGATTTGTTTAGAAAATGTTTTTACTTCCCAAAGGTAGTTGCTGGCTTGGCTATTTACAGAATTAGGAATCGGGACACAAATGACAACGAATTTTGGCAGCAAATCGGTTAGGATGTGACTAATATGACAGGCCTTTTTAACCTATGGATTAACAGTAACATTTTATATGGAAAATCTGCCACAAAAGTTGAACCAATTGTGCTTAACTTGAGCGAGAAAACAACAGTGGATCAGAGTACATGTTGTTTCAACTAGGGGTGGGCATTTTAACCGAAGACCGTAATACCGAACCGAAAAAACTGGTGCCAAAGCCGAATAGACCGAAACCGGAAAAATCAGTACAAATTCGGCCAGCTACGCTAGACAACCGAAATTAGCTCGGTCAGTTCGGTTTTAACCCTTTGTTAACCGAAAGGACCGATGACACCGAATAAACTAGTACAGGCCAACTCCATGCACTAGGCTGTAGCCCACTAGCGACTAGTCACATGCGTCCATTTAGGCCTTGGCAAATTCACCAGACTGCAGACAGCGCATCTTATCCACCGACCGTGCAGGTTGAGGCGCCGCAAGATCTAGCAGCCACCAGCCAGCCGCACAGCGCATCTCCTCTTCCATTCGTCTGTCATACGCCTATTTTTTAAGATTTTTTGGTTGCTTCTTTCCATTGACAACCGGTGCCTCTGTTCCTTCATTTGGTGTTCGGTCAGAAACAGAGAACCGAAAAGAAACGTCGGTCCACTGAATCCTCGGTTCCCAGATTTTCAGAAGACCGATCGGTTGTCATTTAGTGGAAACCGAATTTCCTTTTTGACTGGAGAACCGAACCGATCGGTTCGGTTTAACCGAATGCCCAGTCCTAGTTTCAACTATATTTAAATGCAGACTATATATGGAAGATCTACTTGTCTAACATCAAGGATGAAGTATAGCACTGAACACAGCTGAGTTTAGCATTTAAAAACCTCATGTTCAGTATAAAAAATAAGCATCTAGCATAATAGAGTTCAAATAATTGCATAACATGTGAAAGAAGATCTGACCTGCAACATTTACAACATAGACTCGCTCTTGTAGCAATTCTTTCATATCTTTCCCAAAATGATGGATTTCAATCATAACTTTCTTCCCGAAACTGGAGCTGCATGATGAAAATGTGAATATTCAAACGATTTTGTACTAGGTTAATGCAAGTAAGCTACTAaacttaatctatttgaataggttAGCACATCAGTTAAGTAACTACAACATCATTCACTTTTACCTAGATCATCAACAAGGAAAAGGTGCTGTATATTCCGGTAAGGTAAGAAAAGGAGAGAAACAGCACTGTATGAAGATATAAAATCAAGGCACTGATCGAACTAGAAAAAACACAAAGGAGGTGCTTACAGGGAAAACTTTTCTGGAAGCTTTTCTGCAAGGCCCTCAACTATAGCAGGAACACCCTGCTTTATTCCATTATTACCTGGAATAGTTGGAAGGGAAATGAGCAATTGAACAAGGTGGTGTTTACTGGCGCTTGAGCTTCTGTGAAGTTACACACCCCAGCAGCCAGGAGGAGGCAAATTCAATTCAGTATGATGCTGTATCCAGAAATGTCAATGAAAGTAGCCTTTGATGAATAAGCCCTAAAGCAAATGAACAAGGTCATCTAGGATACATGATTGCAAGTTAGTTATGCTATTTTCTTCCCTAAAATAAAGTCTGCTGCTTTTGTGCACTTCGAATACAAGGGGAGGTCAAAATAATTCAGAAGGCTAAGCAAATCATCAGTTTTGCCCTTAGTTGTTTTCCTATTGAAAATGCTTAAGATCCTTAGGATCACAGAATATCAAGCATATTATCACGGTTCAACTCATAACAAAAGTAGTAGCCCCATAACCCAAAATTTTAGCATAACATGCAGAGAGTCACGAAAAGGAATTTAATTTGGAAGGTGTTTTCTTAAGTGCTTTTCACTCCTGTACTGTAAGCAAATCAGTGTAGAGAAACAGTGAGTTCTTCTAATAACTGAATGGAGCAAATTATGAATTTAACCTTTCAAGGGAATATTCAAGCACTCTTTAAAGGCAAAGATGGTGTAACAACGTCAAACTAAGTAAAGAGCAAAGGGACATACTTGTCTCATCTTGAAGCTCCGGACTGAGCATTGGACCATACTCTTTTGTCTTTTTGTTGTGAGTAAATCCTGGTAAACAAATCACCATCCcaaaagaaagagaaaataaatGGAAGAAAGTCAGGGTGCCAGAATACCGAAATAGAAATTAGTAGTGTTGTCTACACTGATAAGCAAAATAATACATACTCACTCCCTCCATCCATCCCAtgatataagatgttattacaaccaTTATATGAGTATAATGGTTGTAATAAaaacttatattatgggacggagggagtaaaacaaAGCCACACCTTTGAGCTCTAGTGGCTTTATCACAAAGCCCAGAATGACAAACGGAAGCATCAAAATTGACTCTCCCCAGAAAGCAGCACGCCAGTGCAGATGACCTCCAACCTGATGAGATGCAACATTTTGAACAATACAAGGTCAAGTTACACTGGTAATGCACCTGTTTCTCAACCCATATAACTTGAGGCAAAACCAAGAAGCAAGAAAGAAGAAAAGTGTAGCATATATAACACTTACCAACCCACCATAAACATAACCAAGTGCTATCCCAGTGGGTATACACATGTAGAACATAGCAAGCCATGCAGTTTTCTGGTAACATAATAGCAGCAATGTTAGTTGTTGACTAACATAAGACACGAGAAAAAAAACAGTACTATGTAACCAAACCTCCTAAGCAAACATTAAACTACATAACATCATGATTCATAAATGTATGCATTATTCAAGGAGCAATTCATTCACCTGATTTAACAACTAGAAGCAACTGCTGAAGAATTTTTTAGCCTAAGCTAATCAGCTCAATACAGAGATGAGTGATGAGGACGGCGTTTCTACTCCGCATGAACAATAAATTTGAAGAGAAAAGCAGAAAATTCAGATATTTTTTGGCACTTTAATGTTCTATAGGTGTGTGCACAATTTCGTGA is a window of Triticum dicoccoides isolate Atlit2015 ecotype Zavitan chromosome 2B, WEW_v2.0, whole genome shotgun sequence DNA encoding:
- the LOC119364948 gene encoding probable sphingolipid transporter spinster homolog 2; the protein is MGGSDATPAARDDAQVVVVVGSPVDGSPSPSPSDPPLAASAPASTPPAEAEAKRELSAVAPAEALAVEGKQVEAAAAAEAMAVTVVRDIEAGPEASTSGVADGKPSWFTPKRLLVMFCIINMLNYVDRGVIASNGVNGSRGSCSGGTCSSGSGIQGDFNLSNFEDGVLSSAFMVGLLVASPIFASLAKIHNPFRLIGVGLLVWTIATAGCGCSFDFWSITICRMLVGVGEASFISLAAPFIDDNAPAAQKTAWLAMFYMCIPTGIALGYVYGGLVGGHLHWRAAFWGESILMLPFVILGFVIKPLELKGFTHNKKTKEYGPMLSPELQDETSNNGIKQGVPAIVEGLAEKLPEKFSLSSFGKKVMIEIHHFGKDMKELLQERVYVVNVAGYIFYNFVIGAYSYWGPKAGQDIYHMASADLMFGRITIVCGIFGTLAGGFILDKIDSTISNAFKLLSGATFLGAIFCFGAFCFKSLYGFIPFFSVGELLVFATQAPVNYICLHSVKPSLRPLSMAMSTVSIHILGDVPSSPIVGFIQDKIHNWRTTALLLTSVLVGAFGFWFWGIFLHSVDRFNEQSEHGVPATERSNLRPLLDDGNDEARTSQ